The following are encoded in a window of Lacinutrix sp. WUR7 genomic DNA:
- a CDS encoding PLP-dependent cysteine synthase family protein produces the protein MEYANNILETIGNTPLVKLNKLTADLPCLVLAKYETFNPGNSAKDRMALTMIEDAEADGRLKPGGTIIEGTSGNTGMGLALAAIVKGYKCIFVISDKQSKEKTDVLRAHGAEVVVCPTDVAPEDPRSYYSVSKRLGEETPNSWYVNQYDNPSNAKAHYESTGPEIWKQTDGKITHFVVGVGTGGTISGVGKYLKEQNPDVKVWGIDTYGSVFKKYHETGIFDEKEIYPYVTEGIGEDILPKNVDFSIIDGFTKVTDKDAAVYTQKLALEEGMFLGNSAGAAIKGLLQLKDEFKKDDVVVVLFHDHGSRYVGKMFNNDWMKKMGYIE, from the coding sequence ATGGAATACGCAAATAACATACTAGAAACTATTGGTAACACACCATTAGTAAAACTAAATAAATTAACAGCAGACTTACCTTGTTTGGTGCTAGCTAAATACGAAACTTTTAATCCAGGAAATTCTGCTAAAGACAGAATGGCTTTAACCATGATTGAAGATGCAGAGGCTGACGGACGTTTAAAACCAGGAGGAACTATTATTGAAGGAACTTCAGGAAATACTGGAATGGGATTAGCACTTGCTGCCATTGTAAAAGGATACAAATGTATTTTTGTAATTAGCGATAAGCAATCTAAAGAAAAAACAGATGTACTTAGAGCACACGGAGCAGAAGTTGTTGTTTGTCCTACAGATGTTGCACCAGAAGATCCAAGATCTTACTATTCGGTTTCTAAACGTTTGGGAGAAGAAACACCAAATTCATGGTATGTAAACCAATATGATAACCCGAGTAACGCAAAAGCACATTACGAAAGTACTGGACCAGAAATCTGGAAACAAACCGATGGAAAGATTACGCATTTTGTGGTTGGAGTAGGAACAGGAGGAACGATTTCAGGAGTTGGAAAATACTTAAAAGAACAAAATCCAGATGTGAAAGTTTGGGGAATTGATACCTACGGATCTGTATTTAAAAAATACCACGAAACAGGAATCTTTGATGAGAAAGAAATCTATCCTTATGTAACCGAAGGTATTGGAGAAGATATCTTACCAAAAAATGTAGACTTTTCTATTATTGATGGATTTACTAAAGTAACCGATAAAGATGCAGCTGTATACACACAAAAACTAGCGTTAGAAGAAGGTATGTTTTTAGGAAATAGTGCAGGAGCAGCAATAAAAGGGCTACTACAATTAAAAGACGAATTTAAAAAAGACGATGTTGTAGTTGTTCTTTTTCATGATCATGGAAGTCGTTACGTTGGTAAAATGTTCAATAACGATTGGATGAAAAAAATGGGTTATATAGAATAG
- a CDS encoding sodium:alanine symporter family protein encodes MKKYLLTIFTFILPFINFAQEAQEVGVDQKIDQIFGDATGWFVNFIFYQIDFGGEVKVFWVLFPLILGALYFTFYFKFINFTSFVTSVNIVRGKYDDLEGREDHKVEIEKSKFTDEEDNPDTIRVEGHEGEVSHFQALTAALSATVGLGNIAGVAIAVSIGGAGATFWMIVAGFLGMASKFVECTLGVKYRDIGEDGTVYGGPMYYLTKGLKAKGLAGLGKVLAVLFAIFVIGGSFGGGNMFQVNQAFQLVESITGGDASFLHGRGWLFGIVMAVLVGIVIIGGIKKIAKVTDKIVPFMVVIYVAASLFVILANYHMVGDAFTSIWNGAFSPEGVAGGAIGVLVQGFRRAAFSNEAGVGSASIAHSAVKTKYAASEGMVALLEPFIDTVVVCTMTALVLIITGNVTAANAGLNDAQAILLTSGAFESVISWFPYVLTVAVVLFAFSTMISWSYYGFQGWAYLFGRSKKMEYAYKLLFCVFVVIGSAASLGSVIGFSDAMIFAMMVPNMIGLVLLAPRVREELIKYKNAIKNRVSED; translated from the coding sequence ATGAAGAAATATCTTCTTACCATTTTTACATTCATTTTACCATTTATAAATTTTGCGCAAGAGGCACAAGAGGTTGGTGTTGACCAGAAAATTGACCAAATTTTTGGCGATGCAACAGGATGGTTTGTGAATTTTATATTCTATCAGATAGATTTTGGTGGTGAGGTTAAAGTGTTTTGGGTATTGTTTCCTTTAATTCTTGGAGCATTATACTTTACATTTTATTTTAAGTTTATCAACTTCACAAGTTTTGTTACTTCTGTAAATATTGTTAGAGGAAAGTATGATGATTTAGAAGGAAGAGAAGATCATAAAGTAGAAATTGAAAAATCAAAATTTACAGATGAAGAAGATAATCCAGATACTATTAGAGTAGAAGGGCATGAAGGAGAAGTGAGTCACTTTCAAGCATTAACAGCAGCATTATCTGCAACCGTAGGTTTAGGTAATATTGCAGGAGTTGCAATTGCTGTATCTATTGGTGGAGCAGGAGCTACGTTCTGGATGATTGTTGCAGGATTTTTAGGAATGGCATCTAAATTTGTAGAATGTACACTTGGTGTAAAATATAGAGATATAGGAGAAGATGGAACCGTTTATGGTGGACCAATGTACTACCTAACGAAAGGATTAAAAGCAAAAGGACTTGCAGGTTTAGGAAAAGTACTAGCGGTATTATTCGCGATTTTTGTAATTGGAGGATCTTTTGGAGGTGGAAACATGTTTCAAGTAAATCAAGCTTTTCAACTAGTTGAAAGTATTACAGGTGGAGACGCTTCTTTTTTACATGGTAGAGGATGGTTATTCGGTATTGTAATGGCTGTACTTGTAGGTATTGTTATTATTGGAGGAATTAAAAAGATTGCTAAGGTTACCGATAAAATTGTACCTTTTATGGTTGTTATTTATGTAGCAGCTTCTTTATTTGTAATACTAGCAAATTACCATATGGTAGGTGATGCTTTTACATCAATATGGAATGGAGCATTCAGCCCTGAAGGTGTTGCCGGTGGAGCAATTGGAGTTTTAGTACAAGGATTTAGACGTGCAGCTTTCTCTAATGAAGCTGGTGTTGGTTCTGCATCTATTGCGCATTCCGCAGTAAAAACTAAATATGCAGCAAGTGAAGGTATGGTTGCTTTATTAGAACCATTTATCGACACTGTAGTTGTTTGTACTATGACCGCTTTAGTGTTAATTATTACTGGTAATGTAACAGCTGCAAATGCAGGATTAAATGATGCACAAGCAATTTTATTAACCTCTGGAGCATTCGAATCTGTTATTTCATGGTTCCCGTATGTACTTACTGTTGCAGTAGTATTATTTGCATTTAGTACCATGATTTCTTGGTCTTATTATGGGTTTCAAGGTTGGGCTTACCTTTTTGGTAGATCTAAAAAAATGGAATATGCGTATAAATTATTATTCTGTGTATTTGTAGTTATTGGTTCTGCAGCAAGTTTAGGTTCTGTAATTGGTTTTTCAGACGCCATGATCTTTGCTATGATGGTTCCAAACATGATCGGATTGGTGTTATTAGCACCAAGAGTACGTGAAGAATTAATTAAATATAAAAACGCTATAAAAAATAGAGTTTCAGAAGATTAA
- a CDS encoding helix-hairpin-helix domain-containing protein yields the protein MNTFKSHFVFTKKQRNGIFLWLTIIIAVQCFSFFNDFSSEEIPVNHKQLALFEKEMDSLRTVEIENRKPKIYPFNPNFITDYKGYTLGMTSVEINRLLQFRKQNKWVNSVKQFQQVTKVSDSLLNKISPFFKFPEWVTNPKPKTYTKYTTKSDSDTPKTFQQKIDLNTATASQLQKVRGIGEAYSNRIVKYRDKQNGFIADVQLQEVYGLKPEVITRITNEFTVKTPKAIDKVSVNKATRDQLVNIPYIDYEVAHQIMEQRVLRDGFQSIEELTKVKGFPVKKIEIIKLYLTLN from the coding sequence ATGAATACTTTTAAATCCCATTTCGTGTTTACTAAAAAACAACGAAATGGGATTTTTCTATGGTTAACAATTATCATTGCGGTACAGTGTTTTTCTTTTTTTAACGATTTTTCTTCGGAAGAAATTCCAGTAAATCATAAGCAATTAGCCCTTTTTGAAAAGGAAATGGATTCCCTTCGTACAGTAGAAATAGAAAATCGGAAACCGAAAATTTATCCCTTCAACCCAAATTTTATTACCGATTATAAAGGCTATACTTTAGGAATGACCAGTGTGGAAATTAATAGATTGCTTCAGTTTAGAAAACAAAATAAATGGGTGAACTCGGTGAAACAGTTTCAGCAAGTCACTAAAGTTTCCGATTCGCTATTAAATAAAATCTCTCCGTTTTTTAAATTCCCAGAATGGGTTACCAATCCCAAACCGAAGACCTATACCAAGTATACAACGAAGAGCGATTCCGATACACCAAAAACATTTCAGCAAAAAATAGATTTAAATACTGCAACCGCTAGTCAATTACAAAAAGTAAGAGGTATTGGCGAAGCATACTCTAATCGCATTGTAAAATATAGAGACAAGCAAAACGGATTCATTGCAGACGTACAATTACAAGAAGTCTACGGATTAAAACCAGAAGTCATTACACGTATTACTAATGAATTTACCGTAAAAACCCCAAAAGCAATAGATAAAGTATCTGTTAACAAAGCAACAAGGGATCAGTTGGTGAATATACCATATATAGATTACGAGGTTGCACATCAAATAATGGAACAAAGAGTGTTGCGGGACGGTTTTCAATCTATTGAAGAATTAACAAAAGTTAAAGGCTTTCCAGTAAAAAAAATCGAGATAATTAAATTATATTTGACTCTAAACTAG
- a CDS encoding acyl-CoA dehydrogenase family protein, producing MNNMYFTEEHQLFRQSLQDFLKKEVVPHIDKWEETGTVERFIWKKFGEMGFFGLAYPEEYGGLNLDLFYTVILLEELQKINSGGFAANIWAHTYLAMTHVNKEGSHEIKEKYLTASITGDKIGCLCITEPFGGSDVAGMRTTAIKKGDTYVLNGSKTFITNGVYSDYLVVAAKTDPEAGHNGMSMFIMDRDTPGISATKLDKLGWRASDTAEIAFDNVTIPASNLMGEEGKGFPYIMQHFALERLIMGINAHARADYALEYARQYMSERTAFGKTIDKFQALRHSFVDLYADMDMCREYNYSVANRLNNGEYVVKEATISKLKSTKMADEVAYQCMQFLGGYGYMEEYPMARLLRDSRLGPIGGGTSEILREILAKMVIDKKEYKPAAK from the coding sequence ATGAACAACATGTACTTCACAGAAGAGCATCAATTATTTAGACAAAGTTTACAAGACTTCTTAAAAAAAGAAGTGGTTCCACATATAGATAAATGGGAAGAAACTGGAACTGTAGAACGTTTCATTTGGAAGAAATTCGGAGAAATGGGTTTCTTTGGTTTAGCATATCCAGAAGAATATGGCGGATTAAACCTAGATTTATTCTACACTGTTATATTGTTAGAAGAATTACAAAAAATAAACTCTGGCGGATTTGCAGCTAATATTTGGGCACATACCTATTTAGCAATGACGCATGTTAATAAAGAGGGAAGCCACGAAATAAAAGAAAAATATTTAACAGCAAGTATTACTGGAGATAAAATAGGTTGTCTTTGTATTACAGAACCTTTTGGTGGATCGGATGTTGCAGGAATGCGTACAACAGCAATTAAAAAAGGAGATACGTATGTACTTAATGGTTCTAAAACATTTATTACAAATGGGGTGTATAGTGACTATTTAGTAGTTGCTGCTAAAACAGATCCAGAAGCAGGACATAACGGAATGAGTATGTTTATCATGGATAGAGATACACCAGGAATCTCTGCTACTAAACTAGATAAATTAGGATGGAGAGCAAGTGATACTGCAGAAATTGCTTTCGATAATGTAACCATTCCTGCAAGTAATTTAATGGGTGAAGAAGGAAAAGGTTTTCCGTATATCATGCAACATTTTGCTTTAGAGCGTTTAATTATGGGAATTAATGCACACGCAAGAGCAGATTATGCTTTAGAGTATGCAAGACAATATATGAGTGAACGTACCGCATTTGGAAAAACAATAGACAAGTTTCAAGCATTACGTCATAGCTTTGTAGATCTGTATGCCGATATGGATATGTGTAGAGAATATAACTACTCGGTGGCTAACAGACTTAATAACGGGGAGTATGTGGTAAAAGAAGCAACCATCTCTAAATTGAAGTCTACAAAAATGGCAGATGAGGTTGCATATCAATGTATGCAGTTTTTAGGAGGTTATGGTTATATGGAAGAATATCCAATGGCACGACTTTTGCGTGATAGCAGACTAGGACCAATTGGTGGAGGAACAAGTGAAATTCTTCGTGAGATTCTCGCTAAAATGGTAATTGATAAGAAGGAGTATAAGCCTGCTGCAAAATAA
- a CDS encoding outer membrane beta-barrel protein encodes MKGNIFIKVLLILISSVVYSQESMKSNKGEYLMHMDIGIATLEAENIFKTNAQVLEVFVGKEFLMNNTWAIITGIEHSKVKSDYSSLINEQLFLTNNYLSLPLYFQGEYKSTDKLTVYARVGFYASYLYYSKLENINLNQNSSNKNLGLNYGAQIGLGINYKIAEDLGVLFGVKSKSDMFNNYRDSKQEFKLTNFYALEFGLIFNVF; translated from the coding sequence ATGAAGGGAAATATTTTTATAAAGGTTTTATTAATTTTAATTTCTAGTGTGGTTTACTCTCAAGAAAGTATGAAGTCTAATAAAGGAGAATATTTGATGCATATGGATATTGGGATTGCAACTTTAGAAGCAGAAAATATTTTTAAAACTAACGCGCAAGTATTAGAAGTATTTGTAGGAAAAGAATTTTTAATGAACAATACATGGGCTATAATTACAGGTATTGAACATTCAAAAGTAAAAAGTGATTATAGTTCTTTAATTAATGAACAATTATTTTTAACAAATAACTATTTAAGTTTACCTCTGTATTTTCAAGGGGAATATAAAAGTACCGATAAATTAACAGTCTATGCCAGAGTAGGGTTTTATGCTTCTTATCTTTATTATTCTAAATTGGAAAATATAAATCTTAATCAGAATAGTAGTAATAAAAATTTAGGTTTAAATTATGGAGCTCAAATAGGTTTAGGTATTAACTATAAGATTGCTGAAGACTTAGGTGTTTTGTTTGGAGTAAAGTCTAAATCAGATATGTTTAATAATTACAGAGACTCTAAGCAGGAATTTAAACTTACTAATTTCTATGCGTTAGAATTTGGTCTGATATTTAATGTTTTTTAG
- a CDS encoding 3-ketoacyl-ACP reductase: MKKLKNKKAIITGGGRGLGKATAIAFAKEGIDVAITGRNEAVLKETVAEIKALGVNAVYAVFDVGNYDEVKKGVKDLVDALGSVDILVNNAGIAAFGTLNEMDVEQWSAIIQTNVMGMYYVTKEVLPYLIDKNEGDIINISSTAGLSGNATTSAYSASKFAVIGMSESLMKEVRKNNIRVCTLTPSTIASDMSIDLGIASKDSEDSVLQPDDFAELIVAGLNLPRRAMLKSAALWSTNP; encoded by the coding sequence ATGAAAAAATTAAAAAATAAAAAAGCAATAATTACTGGAGGAGGAAGAGGCCTAGGAAAAGCAACTGCAATTGCATTTGCCAAAGAAGGAATAGATGTAGCTATAACAGGTAGAAACGAAGCAGTTTTAAAAGAAACCGTTGCCGAAATAAAAGCTTTAGGTGTAAACGCTGTTTATGCGGTTTTTGATGTTGGTAATTATGACGAAGTAAAAAAAGGAGTTAAAGATTTAGTAGATGCACTTGGATCTGTAGATATTTTGGTAAACAATGCAGGAATTGCTGCTTTTGGTACTTTAAATGAAATGGATGTAGAACAATGGAGTGCGATAATACAAACCAACGTAATGGGAATGTATTATGTTACTAAAGAGGTTTTACCTTATTTAATAGATAAAAATGAAGGAGATATTATAAACATATCTTCTACTGCTGGTTTATCTGGAAATGCAACTACCTCTGCATATTCGGCATCTAAATTTGCAGTTATTGGTATGTCGGAATCTTTAATGAAGGAAGTCCGTAAAAACAATATTAGAGTGTGCACATTAACACCAAGTACTATCGCATCAGATATGTCAATAGATTTAGGTATTGCAAGTAAAGATTCGGAAGATAGCGTTTTACAACCTGATGATTTTGCAGAATTAATAGTTGCTGGATTAAACTTACCAAGAAGAGCGATGCTTAAAAGTGCTGCTTTATGGTCTACGAATCCTTAG
- a CDS encoding DUF2851 family protein, translating into MYFSIMIENFLHYIWQYKKFALTNLQTVAQEPVSVIQVGAHNHNTGPDFFNAQIKIADQLWAGNVEIHIKSSDWFLHNHEQDKNYDSVILHVVWEHDTEIHRKDNTVIPTLVLKDVVSKTALQNYQKLFSKKQKWINCENDFASISDFVVSNWLERLYFERLERKSTAITQLLQSSKNNWEAVLFKMLAKNFGLKVNGDAFLSLASSFPFNLVQKLHAKQTSLEALLFGQADLLDKDVQDLYYLELKKEYQFLKQKHNLSGATVIPFQFFRLRPPNFPTIRISQLASVYATQSSLFSKIICATSKAEIYNLFTVVTSSYWEIHFTFGKVSKASKKRITKSFIDLLIINTIVPIQFSFAKQQGKELTDAIISIIQEIASEKNSIVTKFQDLKPLGNSAMHSQALLQLKTEYCDKNKCLQCAIGSSLIKR; encoded by the coding sequence ATGTACTTTAGTATAATGATAGAAAATTTTCTACATTATATTTGGCAATACAAAAAATTTGCGCTAACCAATTTACAGACAGTCGCACAAGAACCTGTTTCTGTGATACAAGTTGGTGCGCACAACCATAATACGGGACCAGATTTTTTTAATGCACAAATTAAAATTGCCGACCAACTTTGGGCAGGTAATGTAGAGATTCATATAAAATCTAGTGATTGGTTTTTACACAACCATGAGCAAGACAAAAATTATGATAGTGTTATCCTGCATGTAGTTTGGGAGCATGATACTGAAATACACCGAAAAGACAATACCGTAATTCCAACTTTAGTTCTTAAAGATGTGGTTAGTAAAACGGCTTTACAGAATTATCAAAAGCTGTTTAGTAAAAAACAAAAATGGATCAATTGTGAAAACGATTTTGCAAGTATCAGTGATTTTGTGGTAAGCAATTGGTTAGAGCGTTTGTACTTTGAACGTTTAGAACGAAAATCTACAGCAATTACACAATTACTGCAATCCAGTAAGAATAATTGGGAAGCGGTTCTTTTTAAAATGCTTGCTAAAAACTTCGGGCTAAAAGTAAATGGCGATGCTTTTTTAAGTCTTGCGAGTTCGTTCCCTTTTAATTTAGTGCAAAAGCTACACGCCAAACAAACTAGTTTAGAGGCTTTGCTTTTTGGACAAGCAGATTTGTTAGATAAGGATGTCCAAGATTTGTATTATCTAGAACTTAAAAAAGAATATCAGTTTTTAAAACAAAAGCATAACTTGTCTGGTGCAACCGTAATTCCTTTTCAGTTTTTTAGATTACGACCTCCAAATTTTCCTACCATTCGTATTTCACAACTAGCAAGTGTATATGCTACGCAAAGTAGTTTGTTTTCAAAAATAATTTGCGCAACTAGTAAAGCAGAAATTTATAACTTGTTTACCGTTGTTACTTCTTCATATTGGGAAATTCACTTTACGTTTGGTAAAGTTTCTAAAGCATCTAAAAAAAGAATTACAAAGTCGTTTATAGATTTACTTATTATAAATACCATTGTGCCTATTCAGTTTAGTTTTGCAAAACAACAAGGAAAAGAGCTAACGGATGCCATTATTAGTATTATTCAAGAGATAGCTTCCGAGAAAAATAGCATTGTTACCAAATTTCAAGATCTAAAACCTTTAGGGAATTCTGCTATGCATAGTCAAGCATTATTGCAGCTTAAAACCGAATATTGTGATAAAAATAAATGTTTGCAATGTGCAATTGGAAGCAGTTTGATAAAGAGGTAA
- a CDS encoding carboxypeptidase-like regulatory domain-containing protein, with protein sequence MQFKNTKQLAVVILLFLGVTSYAQTELKNTVVDTLDSFPIASASVYIKNTTIGTVTNIDGNFVLQVPEKHEQDTLVVSSIGYSTFRIPIQEFDASTPIFLSEEQASLDEVVLIAEARPKTGNEIVVKAISKLERNLPDSSYIQKGFLRHKERNKNEFKWLIESAITVYDSGYTSNSADYLKINVDQVRKSYDLRDVDSLFTFASYKNQNTKKKLKAKDISRRSVTTDQLLTAIKWNDNRINGLQNLFQGKLNLLRNANNAKAIFGDDILEKHQFELDTILVDNERKLYKIKIEDSKDFVGLDTKGIFNEGYHAQGWLYIYYDNYAFKKIEYELVAASPAQKDRSKRLFDTQTNHKLVITYREYKDKMYPNYIYYETPKLVNVGMKPSLKISKVEEARYNKEERYYYTVQEILFSEIILDKEEIANELQKDWDADIFAPKPYNKDFWKSYNVLLESEEDEQLILDLSKRASLYKD encoded by the coding sequence ATGCAATTTAAAAACACAAAACAATTAGCTGTTGTTATCTTACTTTTTTTAGGAGTTACCAGTTACGCGCAAACCGAACTTAAAAATACCGTTGTAGATACACTAGATTCTTTCCCTATTGCTAGCGCAAGTGTCTATATTAAAAACACAACCATTGGTACGGTAACCAATATAGATGGTAATTTTGTGCTACAAGTGCCAGAAAAACATGAACAAGACACACTTGTTGTTTCTTCTATTGGGTATTCTACCTTTAGAATTCCAATTCAAGAATTTGATGCTAGTACTCCAATATTTCTATCTGAAGAACAAGCATCTTTAGACGAAGTGGTTTTAATAGCAGAGGCAAGACCAAAAACAGGAAACGAAATTGTAGTCAAAGCAATTTCAAAACTAGAACGAAACCTTCCGGATTCTTCATACATTCAAAAAGGATTTTTAAGACATAAAGAACGTAACAAAAATGAATTTAAATGGCTAATCGAAAGTGCTATAACGGTTTATGATTCGGGTTACACTTCCAATAGTGCCGATTATCTAAAAATTAATGTAGATCAAGTCCGTAAAAGTTATGACCTTCGGGATGTAGATAGTTTGTTCACTTTTGCATCGTATAAGAATCAAAACACCAAGAAAAAACTCAAAGCAAAAGATATAAGCCGAAGATCGGTAACCACAGATCAACTATTAACAGCCATTAAATGGAATGATAATAGAATAAACGGTTTGCAAAATCTTTTTCAAGGTAAATTAAATTTATTGCGTAATGCAAATAATGCCAAAGCTATATTTGGTGACGACATACTAGAAAAGCACCAATTTGAATTAGATACTATTTTAGTAGATAATGAGCGTAAACTATATAAAATTAAAATTGAAGACTCTAAAGACTTTGTCGGTTTAGACACCAAAGGAATCTTTAACGAAGGGTATCACGCACAAGGTTGGTTATATATTTATTATGATAACTATGCCTTTAAGAAAATAGAGTATGAGCTGGTAGCTGCATCTCCAGCGCAAAAAGATAGAAGTAAAAGACTTTTTGATACCCAAACCAATCACAAATTAGTAATCACTTATAGGGAGTATAAAGATAAAATGTACCCAAATTATATTTATTACGAAACACCAAAGTTGGTAAATGTAGGAATGAAGCCATCTTTAAAAATTTCAAAAGTAGAAGAAGCACGCTATAATAAAGAAGAACGTTACTATTATACGGTACAAGAAATTCTGTTTTCCGAAATTATTCTAGACAAAGAAGAAATAGCAAACGAGCTACAAAAAGATTGGGATGCAGACATCTTTGCGCCAAAACCATACAATAAAGACTTCTGGAAGAGTTATAACGTCTTATTAGAAAGTGAAGAAGATGAGCAGCTTATTTTAGATCTAAGCAAAAGAGCGTCCTTATATAAAGATTAA
- a CDS encoding PspC domain-containing protein, which yields MNIFYRILLYFQKHGYYVCQRIADRFGMRAKVVRTSFIYLTFVTVGFGFALYLFLAFWIKIKDIVYTKRTSVFDL from the coding sequence ATGAACATTTTTTATCGCATTCTCTTATATTTTCAAAAACATGGTTATTATGTTTGTCAGCGTATTGCAGATAGATTTGGTATGCGAGCAAAAGTGGTAAGAACTTCGTTTATATATCTAACTTTTGTTACCGTAGGTTTTGGCTTTGCTTTGTATTTGTTTTTAGCTTTCTGGATAAAAATAAAAGATATTGTGTATACAAAACGAACTTCGGTTTTCGACCTATAA
- a CDS encoding ATP-binding protein, with protein MIHLIIGNTGSGKTTYSNQLKKETKGILFSIDTWNNTLFLADKKTEDGLDWFLERIERAEMIILDLVTQLENGNTDAILDLGLSKFSHRAKFRKFASKHGFEIKTHFLDISKKTRLERVLKRNEEKGDTFEFEVTQENFDFMESWFEKPTAIEMKDGVTITA; from the coding sequence ATGATCCACCTCATTATAGGCAACACAGGTTCCGGAAAAACCACCTACTCCAACCAACTAAAGAAAGAAACCAAAGGCATTCTCTTTTCTATAGACACCTGGAACAATACTTTATTTCTCGCGGATAAGAAAACGGAAGATGGATTAGATTGGTTTTTAGAACGTATTGAAAGAGCTGAAATGATTATTCTAGATTTGGTAACACAACTAGAAAACGGCAATACCGATGCCATTCTAGATTTAGGGCTTTCTAAATTTTCGCATCGTGCAAAGTTTAGAAAATTTGCTTCAAAACATGGTTTTGAAATTAAAACCCATTTTTTAGATATTAGTAAAAAAACTAGACTAGAACGCGTATTAAAAAGAAACGAAGAAAAAGGAGACACTTTTGAATTTGAAGTAACCCAAGAAAACTTTGATTTTATGGAATCCTGGTTTGAAAAACCTACGGCTATTGAAATGAAAGATGGAGTAACAATTACAGCGTGA
- a CDS encoding TrkA family potassium uptake protein, translating to MISPFLRFFRTRIYTAVSLLVILLFVGVLGFKLLSHYSWIDAFYMTVITITTVGFGEVQPLDPVSKIFTIFLILTSIIIVGYALSVITEYILSKNNLEELKQKKMQKTINELANHIIICGYGRNGKQAAKKLLAYNKPFVVIEKNKETIDKFESEELPFIFGNANEDEVLLQAGIERANTLISALPSDADNLFVVLSARQMNTNMRIISRASEETSYKKLKFAGANNVILPDRIGGDHMASLVVIPDLIEFIDNLGVVGNSNINVEEIQVSKLYNTNASIQTIKDLDLRRKTGCNVIGYKNGDGEYIVNPEADQKLEANAKIIVLGRPEQIKELNTVYNLH from the coding sequence ATGATTAGCCCTTTTTTAAGATTTTTTAGAACCAGAATTTATACAGCAGTAAGTTTGCTAGTAATACTACTCTTTGTTGGGGTATTAGGATTTAAACTATTGTCACATTATTCTTGGATTGACGCCTTTTACATGACAGTAATAACCATTACAACTGTCGGTTTTGGTGAAGTGCAACCTCTAGATCCAGTATCTAAAATATTTACTATTTTCTTAATACTAACTAGTATAATAATTGTTGGGTACGCCTTATCTGTGATTACAGAATATATTTTAAGCAAAAATAATTTGGAAGAATTAAAACAAAAAAAGATGCAGAAAACCATAAATGAGCTAGCAAACCATATTATTATTTGTGGTTATGGAAGAAACGGAAAACAAGCAGCTAAAAAACTACTAGCTTATAATAAACCTTTTGTTGTTATTGAAAAAAATAAAGAAACCATCGATAAATTTGAAAGCGAAGAACTGCCTTTTATTTTTGGAAATGCAAATGAAGATGAAGTTTTATTGCAAGCTGGAATTGAGAGAGCAAATACTTTGATTTCTGCTTTACCAAGTGATGCAGATAATTTGTTTGTGGTGCTTTCTGCAAGACAGATGAATACAAACATGCGTATTATTAGTAGAGCATCTGAAGAAACATCTTATAAAAAACTAAAATTTGCAGGAGCAAATAATGTAATACTTCCAGATAGAATTGGTGGCGATCATATGGCTTCTTTGGTTGTTATTCCTGATTTGATTGAGTTTATAGATAACCTTGGAGTTGTTGGGAATTCAAATATTAATGTAGAAGAAATTCAAGTAAGTAAACTCTATAATACTAATGCGAGTATTCAAACGATAAAAGATTTAGACTTACGTAGAAAGACAGGATGCAATGTAATAGGATATAAAAATGGGGATGGAGAATATATTGTAAATCCAGAAGCAGATCAGAAGTTAGAAGCTAATGCTAAGATAATTGTACTTGGCAGACCAGAACAAATCAAAGAATTAAATACCGTGTATAACTTACACTAG